The following coding sequences are from one Rhodopirellula islandica window:
- a CDS encoding proteasome-type protease — MTFCIGIKVREGIVALADTRIVRGSEQSNKQKLAEFQHNGQSLFTMTSGLRSVRDKAITYLDESLRNDSADVQRLYQLVNRFGEQLRRVKAEDGAALQSTNHKFNSHAIIGGRLTGDFSPQLFYVYPEGNWIEAAEDAPYFVIGRTYYGKPILDRLLTYETSLRSAVGLALLAFDATRTSVTDVDYPLDIAVLPNQSTVPTFSRYSESDLATTTAWWSSTLSDALAQLPMQWADGLLGISPAPDVFQPNQNPPPQ; from the coding sequence ATGACATTTTGCATCGGGATCAAGGTCCGAGAGGGGATCGTCGCGCTGGCAGACACGCGAATCGTTCGCGGTAGCGAGCAGTCCAACAAACAGAAATTGGCTGAGTTCCAGCACAACGGGCAAAGCCTATTCACGATGACGAGTGGGCTGCGGTCCGTCCGCGACAAGGCGATCACGTACTTGGATGAGTCACTTCGCAATGACTCCGCTGATGTTCAGCGTCTCTACCAACTCGTCAATCGATTTGGCGAGCAACTCCGTCGTGTGAAGGCCGAGGATGGTGCGGCATTGCAATCGACCAATCACAAATTCAACTCCCATGCGATCATTGGCGGGAGGCTGACCGGGGATTTCAGCCCGCAGTTGTTCTACGTCTATCCAGAGGGCAACTGGATCGAAGCGGCGGAGGATGCTCCCTATTTCGTGATCGGACGAACGTACTACGGCAAGCCAATCTTGGACCGCTTGTTGACCTACGAAACCTCGTTGCGATCTGCGGTCGGACTAGCACTTCTCGCCTTCGATGCCACTCGCACCAGCGTCACCGATGTGGATTACCCCCTTGATATCGCGGTCCTACCAAATCAGTCCACGGTGCCGACGTTCTCCCGTTACTCCGAAAGCGACCTGGCAACGACAACCGCGTGGTGGTCCTCCACCTTGTCAGACGCGTTGGCCCAACTGCCCATGCAATGGGCAGATGGATTGCTAGGCATCTCGCCTGCCCCAGACGTCTTCCAGCCCAACCAGAACCCACCCCCCCAGTAG
- a CDS encoding ABC transporter permease, producing the protein MQSKSTTNEAKQGNPSMDDPWMNDSETPERETGSEWMRYVRVFGTFARNSLVRDMTFRANFVIECVSSIGWTLMNVGFYLIIFQFTGSIGADTGWDRERFFLFLATTWFINSIVQAFFMPNAEEFSELIRTGGLDFALLKPIDTQFLISFRRVSWSSLANFLAGLVIAGVALSRLATREVDPHIPSVLSLVLYVLFCMCGVVIMYSLMICLSATSIWLGRNQTLYNFWFYITNFSRYPMEIYNRGWGTPMYGFFTFVVPVLVVVNVPARLLAKPIDPRTNEEWMLVGWALIATVLSVTFSRWVFRRALGSYRSASS; encoded by the coding sequence ATGCAGTCCAAATCAACAACGAACGAGGCGAAGCAAGGCAACCCTTCGATGGACGACCCGTGGATGAACGATTCGGAAACCCCGGAACGAGAAACCGGCTCTGAATGGATGCGATACGTTCGAGTGTTTGGGACGTTTGCTCGCAACAGCTTGGTTCGCGACATGACATTCCGCGCGAACTTCGTGATTGAGTGTGTGAGCAGCATCGGTTGGACACTGATGAACGTCGGCTTCTACCTGATCATCTTTCAGTTCACCGGATCAATCGGAGCGGACACCGGCTGGGATCGTGAGCGATTCTTCCTGTTCCTGGCCACGACCTGGTTCATCAATTCGATCGTGCAAGCGTTCTTCATGCCCAACGCCGAAGAATTCAGTGAGCTGATACGGACGGGCGGGCTGGACTTTGCCTTGCTGAAGCCGATTGACACGCAGTTTCTGATTTCGTTTCGAAGGGTCAGTTGGTCGTCATTGGCAAACTTCCTGGCGGGGTTGGTGATCGCGGGGGTGGCTTTGTCGAGGTTGGCCACGCGAGAGGTCGACCCGCACATACCGAGCGTGTTGTCGTTGGTGCTCTACGTGCTGTTCTGTATGTGCGGCGTCGTGATCATGTACAGCCTGATGATTTGTTTGTCGGCGACCAGCATTTGGTTGGGCCGGAACCAAACGCTCTACAACTTCTGGTTTTACATCACCAACTTCAGCCGTTACCCGATGGAAATCTACAACCGTGGTTGGGGCACGCCGATGTACGGCTTCTTCACCTTTGTGGTGCCGGTGTTGGTGGTCGTCAACGTTCCGGCTCGTTTGCTGGCCAAGCCGATCGATCCACGGACCAATGAAGAGTGGATGTTGGTCGGTTGGGCTTTGATCGCAACGGTGCTGAGCGTCACGTTCAGTCGCTGGGTGTTCCGACGAGCCCTGGGCAGCTACCGCAGCGCCAGTTCGTAG
- a CDS encoding TAXI family TRAP transporter solute-binding subunit: MSWTNFLLALFGGLICWVAWIALAGGTQHQTVVISTGSEQGIYFQVGKEIGDSYATRHPAVRCEVVSSEGSHENVTRLQNGTADVAILQNDAVADERVRSLAMLYTEVLHLVCRKDAGIQCLNDLAGHPTNLGSQSGGTHSLVEALLRFSRVQIPTSQQLNLGFSDSAEALRSGDVDAAFFLVGLGSEIIQDLIANPEFELVPIQIRAVDSEGTFVSERAFIDGFRTHYPHAEFAEIPLMSYEGSPTSPTPSVGIGAVLACRASWEEELASDLVQTLFAHRAVLGRKISLLSGLDEQSSQTQLQFPLHRGAEAYFRRNEPGYLAENAESIGVLITVALLLASGLHGLKKWIDQKRKNRVDVYYGRVQQILDSLGSQGFSNFGDALRDLEAIESTTCQELIEERLDADHSFVILQNMIHRCRAEIERAAATAGRT, from the coding sequence ATGAGTTGGACAAATTTCTTGCTGGCTCTTTTCGGAGGGCTCATTTGCTGGGTGGCTTGGATTGCTTTGGCTGGTGGCACGCAGCACCAGACGGTGGTGATCTCGACGGGCTCTGAGCAAGGCATCTACTTTCAAGTCGGAAAGGAAATTGGCGACTCGTACGCCACTCGTCATCCGGCGGTCCGCTGTGAAGTGGTCTCCAGCGAGGGGAGCCACGAGAACGTCACCCGACTGCAAAACGGAACGGCAGACGTTGCGATCTTGCAGAATGATGCCGTCGCCGATGAACGCGTTCGCAGCTTGGCAATGCTGTACACCGAAGTGTTGCACTTGGTTTGCCGAAAGGATGCCGGCATCCAATGCTTGAACGACTTGGCAGGACACCCCACCAACTTGGGTTCGCAATCAGGCGGGACCCATTCGTTGGTGGAAGCGTTGCTGCGGTTTTCTCGGGTCCAAATTCCAACCAGCCAGCAGCTGAACTTGGGTTTCTCCGACTCCGCCGAGGCATTGCGTTCGGGAGACGTCGACGCGGCATTCTTTCTGGTGGGGCTGGGATCGGAAATCATCCAAGACTTGATTGCGAACCCCGAATTTGAGCTGGTGCCGATCCAAATCCGCGCCGTGGACAGCGAGGGAACCTTCGTTTCAGAGCGGGCATTCATTGACGGGTTCCGCACGCACTACCCGCACGCGGAGTTTGCTGAAATTCCATTGATGTCGTACGAAGGCAGTCCGACCAGCCCGACGCCTTCGGTCGGCATCGGCGCCGTTCTGGCATGCCGTGCGAGCTGGGAGGAAGAGCTTGCCAGTGATTTGGTGCAGACCCTTTTCGCTCATCGTGCGGTCCTGGGACGGAAGATTTCACTCCTCAGCGGACTCGATGAACAGTCCAGTCAGACTCAACTGCAGTTTCCACTTCATCGCGGTGCGGAGGCTTACTTCCGCAGAAACGAACCCGGGTACTTGGCGGAGAACGCTGAATCGATTGGGGTGTTGATCACCGTGGCGCTGTTGCTTGCCAGTGGCTTGCATGGGCTCAAGAAATGGATTGATCAGAAACGCAAGAACCGAGTGGATGTGTACTACGGTCGAGTTCAACAAATCCTTGATTCGCTGGGCAGCCAAGGATTTTCAAATTTTGGCGACGCGTTGCGAGACCTGGAAGCAATCGAATCGACCACGTGCCAGGAATTGATTGAGGAGCGACTCGACGCAGACCATTCCTTTGTGATCCTGCAGAACATGATCCATCGCTGCCGGGCCGAGATCGAACGAGCAGCGGCAACCGCAGGGCGAACCTAA
- a CDS encoding transglutaminase-like domain-containing protein: MNQIKVGSRIVYQVKSPTTFLFNISVAQNEHQPIVDEAFIVEPFHEIHECAVSQLGNRLVRLSVPPGDLTIRYNATVNLNAEQVEATDVGETPYEQLPADVLTYLNPSRYCESDELLDFAMQEFGNLLPGYSRVTAICNWTYNELSYTPGSTGPTSTACDVLQLKQGVCRDFSHVAISLCRAMGIPARYVAGYAVNLNPPDFHGFFEAYLDGRWFLFDATRLAPVGGFVRISTGRDAADVAFSTIRGSAKSVEMEVSAVNLLPDDGLLDPSNVETAVSSA; the protein is encoded by the coding sequence ATGAATCAAATCAAAGTCGGAAGCCGAATCGTCTATCAAGTCAAGTCACCCACCACCTTTCTATTCAACATTTCGGTTGCCCAAAACGAGCACCAACCGATTGTCGACGAAGCGTTCATCGTCGAACCGTTTCATGAAATCCATGAGTGTGCTGTCAGTCAGCTGGGAAACCGTCTCGTTCGACTGTCGGTCCCACCTGGCGACTTGACGATTCGTTACAACGCCACGGTCAACCTGAACGCGGAGCAAGTCGAAGCGACTGACGTCGGTGAAACCCCTTATGAGCAATTGCCAGCCGACGTGCTGACCTACCTCAATCCAAGTCGCTATTGCGAATCGGACGAACTCCTGGACTTTGCCATGCAAGAGTTTGGCAATTTGCTGCCGGGCTATTCGCGTGTGACGGCGATCTGCAATTGGACTTACAACGAATTGTCATACACCCCGGGCAGCACCGGTCCAACGTCAACGGCTTGCGATGTGCTGCAGCTGAAACAGGGGGTTTGCCGTGACTTCTCCCACGTTGCGATCAGCCTGTGCCGAGCCATGGGAATCCCGGCACGCTACGTCGCCGGCTATGCCGTCAACTTGAACCCGCCGGACTTCCACGGGTTCTTCGAGGCCTACCTTGACGGCCGTTGGTTTTTGTTCGACGCAACACGACTCGCACCCGTCGGTGGCTTCGTTCGAATCAGCACCGGCCGTGACGCCGCCGACGTGGCGTTCAGCACCATTCGCGGCAGTGCGAAGAGTGTTGAGATGGAAGTTTCGGCAGTGAATCTACTGCCTGACGATGGACTACTCGACCCATCCAATGTTGAAACGGCGGTCAGCAGCGCATGA
- a CDS encoding ABC transporter permease, translating into MATATSSYHDPNPDSHHVAATTWSGRVRVWKKIFSTALSERLVYRGDFALGTLMRFLPIVTQIFLWWAIYDSIAASQAAEKMVESAVGGAQLDAATDAVQIGGFGFRDMVAYYLITMLARAFSSMPGLASGIALQIREGEIKRYLIQPIDLLSFLLINRIAHKVAYYAIAFAPFGLVFFLCRDYFVGGFPPPHLFIAFLGSLVMGFLIGFFLEAAIGMIGFWFLEVSSLLFLYMLFSFFLSGHMFPISLLPDGIEWFVNLLPLKYLAYFPAAVFLGKIPDEDLPMEMAIEAAWLTFFIVLCRWSYSRGVARYSGYGG; encoded by the coding sequence ATGGCGACCGCAACTTCGTCTTATCACGATCCCAATCCGGACTCGCATCACGTCGCCGCAACGACGTGGAGCGGTCGTGTGCGGGTGTGGAAAAAGATCTTCAGCACCGCTCTGTCGGAGCGATTGGTTTATCGCGGGGATTTCGCGCTCGGGACATTGATGCGGTTCCTGCCGATCGTCACCCAGATCTTTTTGTGGTGGGCGATTTACGATTCAATCGCCGCCAGCCAAGCGGCCGAGAAGATGGTCGAGTCAGCAGTGGGGGGGGCTCAGCTTGATGCTGCCACCGATGCGGTGCAGATCGGCGGGTTCGGTTTTCGAGACATGGTGGCGTACTACTTGATCACCATGTTGGCCCGCGCCTTCTCCAGCATGCCAGGGTTGGCATCCGGCATCGCCCTTCAGATTCGCGAGGGTGAGATCAAACGGTATCTCATCCAGCCCATCGATTTGCTCAGCTTCCTGCTGATCAACCGGATCGCTCACAAGGTCGCTTATTACGCGATCGCGTTTGCACCGTTCGGGTTGGTGTTCTTTCTCTGCCGCGATTACTTCGTCGGCGGATTCCCGCCACCGCACCTGTTCATCGCGTTCTTGGGATCGCTGGTGATGGGGTTCCTGATTGGCTTTTTCCTCGAAGCGGCCATCGGGATGATTGGATTCTGGTTCCTAGAAGTCTCGTCCTTGCTGTTTCTCTACATGCTGTTCAGTTTCTTCTTGTCAGGGCACATGTTTCCGATTTCGTTGTTGCCCGACGGCATCGAATGGTTCGTCAACTTGCTGCCTCTGAAGTACTTGGCATATTTCCCCGCCGCTGTGTTCCTGGGGAAGATTCCTGACGAAGACCTGCCGATGGAAATGGCGATCGAAGCGGCCTGGTTGACGTTCTTCATCGTTCTTTGTCGTTGGTCTTATTCCCGCGGTGTGGCTCGCTACAGCGGGTACGGAGGTTGA
- the dnaG gene encoding DNA primase, with product MSFLRWMLPAFVLFEFVANDILIRPFDRSVRLSSSTDFDVKERVRAATDIVDVIGHDLELRPQGRHFVARCPFHNDSRPSMTINQERQSWKCWVCDIGGDVFSFIMQREGVDFPTALRSLAERAGIEIPEFNRGPKTQPGSPDDKATLMKAVDLVCRSYFDELASGKSDDAKMARDYLASRGIDDSNRELFKIGFAPDSWDFAINVLKRNKFSEAVAQAAGVAIGRDGKSGCYDRFRGRLMFPIDNPQGQAISLGGRIIPAIANRIAEAKGDGSNGGAKYINGPETMLFRKSNELYGLHLARDAMRAADEVLVMEGYTDVVATRMAGIDHSVAVLGTALTASHIRVLKRFVNRVVLVLDGDEAGKRRAEEVLELFVTADADLRILTLPDGLDPADFLAQQSAANLLDMAGKAPDAMDHKLNRLTEGVDVTRDTHRVTTAIETMLGVLTKTPAKSDKTELKIDQLLVRMSQTFGLPVERLQRRLETVREESAERERKQARYRKANTNSGPPKSAPSGAPAPQRPAARPPAAAAPMDDFDPFAEAAMEDAAAFGIDEGFDDYGSSAPSDFGASNHQRPNAQPGPQRPNQHRPAPQRPHEPEQGTPITGVDRELFETLIESPEVAAMAVESIDPSWLYSNTAKMLLSAYQDLDLQGRDLDVDSVLVLLENDFLKNQIITLQERIEQRAGHVLDEPHLRYTAILTRFREREFDAEKSRQIAKLQSASLPEDEELAMLEQLFAAERIRQTPR from the coding sequence ATGTCGTTTCTGAGGTGGATGCTCCCCGCGTTCGTGCTGTTTGAATTTGTCGCCAACGACATCTTGATCCGGCCTTTTGACAGGAGCGTTCGTTTGTCCTCTTCAACGGACTTCGACGTCAAAGAACGAGTTCGCGCCGCGACTGACATCGTCGATGTCATCGGGCATGATCTGGAATTGCGTCCGCAGGGCCGTCACTTCGTTGCCCGCTGCCCATTCCACAACGACTCACGTCCGTCGATGACGATCAACCAAGAACGGCAATCTTGGAAATGCTGGGTCTGTGACATCGGCGGGGACGTCTTCAGCTTCATCATGCAACGTGAAGGCGTGGACTTCCCGACCGCCCTGCGAAGCCTGGCCGAACGAGCCGGGATCGAAATCCCCGAATTCAATCGCGGCCCCAAAACACAACCGGGCAGCCCCGACGACAAAGCCACCTTGATGAAAGCGGTGGACCTGGTCTGCCGATCCTACTTCGACGAACTGGCCAGCGGAAAATCCGACGACGCCAAAATGGCCCGCGACTACCTCGCCAGCCGTGGCATTGATGACAGCAATCGCGAACTGTTCAAGATCGGCTTCGCCCCCGACTCCTGGGACTTCGCGATCAACGTCCTGAAACGAAACAAGTTCTCCGAAGCGGTGGCTCAAGCCGCTGGCGTGGCCATTGGCCGCGATGGCAAATCAGGTTGCTACGACCGCTTTCGTGGTCGGCTGATGTTCCCGATCGACAACCCTCAAGGCCAAGCCATCTCGCTGGGTGGCCGAATCATTCCCGCGATTGCCAACCGCATCGCGGAAGCCAAGGGCGACGGGTCCAACGGCGGTGCAAAGTACATCAATGGTCCCGAGACCATGCTGTTCCGCAAATCCAACGAACTCTACGGGCTGCACCTTGCTCGCGATGCAATGCGGGCCGCTGACGAAGTCCTCGTGATGGAAGGTTACACCGACGTTGTCGCCACTCGCATGGCGGGAATCGACCACAGTGTCGCCGTCCTGGGCACCGCCCTGACAGCCTCGCACATCCGCGTGCTCAAACGCTTTGTCAATCGAGTCGTGCTGGTTCTTGATGGCGATGAGGCCGGCAAACGTCGGGCGGAAGAAGTCCTGGAACTGTTCGTCACCGCCGATGCGGACCTGAGAATCCTGACGCTCCCCGATGGACTGGACCCGGCCGACTTCCTGGCTCAACAATCCGCTGCAAATTTGCTGGACATGGCAGGGAAAGCTCCCGATGCGATGGACCACAAACTGAACCGCTTGACCGAAGGCGTCGACGTCACTCGCGACACGCACCGGGTCACGACCGCAATCGAAACGATGCTGGGCGTGCTGACCAAGACACCGGCCAAGAGTGACAAAACCGAACTGAAGATCGACCAGCTGTTGGTTCGCATGAGCCAAACGTTTGGACTGCCCGTCGAACGTTTGCAACGGCGTCTCGAAACGGTTCGCGAAGAATCCGCTGAACGCGAACGCAAGCAAGCTCGTTACCGCAAAGCCAACACGAACAGCGGCCCTCCGAAATCAGCACCGAGCGGGGCCCCGGCGCCACAGAGACCTGCTGCCCGACCACCCGCCGCTGCGGCTCCCATGGACGACTTCGACCCGTTCGCGGAAGCAGCGATGGAAGACGCCGCCGCGTTTGGAATCGACGAAGGCTTCGACGACTACGGCTCCTCGGCCCCGAGCGACTTTGGCGCATCCAATCACCAGCGTCCCAACGCCCAACCTGGCCCACAGCGACCCAACCAGCATCGCCCAGCCCCACAGCGACCTCACGAACCAGAACAAGGCACCCCGATCACGGGCGTTGACCGCGAACTGTTCGAGACCCTGATCGAGTCACCCGAAGTCGCCGCGATGGCAGTCGAATCAATCGACCCGTCTTGGCTGTACTCCAACACCGCCAAGATGCTCCTGTCAGCTTACCAAGACTTGGATCTGCAAGGCCGCGACCTGGATGTCGACTCCGTGCTTGTCCTGCTCGAAAATGATTTTTTGAAAAATCAAATCATCACTTTGCAAGAGCGAATCGAACAGCGAGCAGGACACGTTTTAGACGAGCCCCACCTACGATACACCGCGATCTTGACTCGATTTCGCGAACGTGAATTTGACGCTGAGAAGTCCCGTCAGATTGCAAAATTACAATCCGCATCCTTGCCCGAAGACGAAGAGCTCGCGATGCTGGAACAACTCTTTGCCGCCGAGCGAATCCGGCAAACGCCACGCTAA
- a CDS encoding sigma-70 family RNA polymerase sigma factor, with translation MQLMDQDLSQLIARGTKDGFLTYDEVNAYLPDEDVNPEKLNSLLLALENRGIQLIEASEKKARDAAARRPTPNVRGLRPTEMGADEESPEQALANEVASQSFSSADLPKASEDPIRMYLSQMAEIPLLSREEEIALAKKIEITRKQYRRSLLETDYALRATVDTLQKVHSGELPFDRTIKVSLTERLTKEQISQRMPHNLRTLNDLIAKNKTDFEILVRRSASPRLKAEVRKQFLRRRRKCLELVEELSLRSRRVTPLLHQLEKVSGRMTFIRERLVELGNDAMSRDEAADLRQELRELMLVTQESPTSLHNRMTKVRRHFDQYETTKRELSAGNLRLVVSIAKKYRNRGLSFLDLIQEGNTGLMRAVDKYEYRRGFKFSTYATWWIRQAITRAIADQARTIRIPVHMIDVLSKLRQAQKRLTQTLRREPTYEDIAEATDVPLEEVRRVMDIGRHPVSLDRPVGEGEDSSFGEFVQDSETDNPVRIAASGMLRNKIDELLKTLTFREREIIRLRYGLVDGYSYTLEECGRIFKVTRERVRQIEAKAVAKMQSPSRAERLSSYLKPAA, from the coding sequence ATGCAATTGATGGACCAAGATCTTTCGCAACTCATCGCCCGCGGAACCAAGGATGGTTTCCTCACCTACGATGAAGTCAACGCATACCTGCCCGACGAAGACGTCAATCCAGAGAAGCTCAACTCACTCCTGTTGGCCCTGGAAAATCGCGGCATCCAACTGATCGAAGCCTCGGAAAAGAAGGCCCGCGACGCCGCCGCACGCCGTCCCACTCCCAATGTCCGCGGCTTGCGTCCGACTGAAATGGGTGCCGACGAAGAGTCGCCCGAACAAGCCTTGGCGAACGAAGTCGCTTCGCAAAGCTTCTCATCGGCTGACCTGCCCAAAGCCAGCGAAGACCCGATTCGCATGTACCTCAGCCAAATGGCCGAGATTCCCTTGCTGTCTCGCGAAGAAGAGATCGCACTGGCGAAGAAAATTGAAATCACTCGCAAGCAATACCGTCGCTCGCTGCTGGAAACAGACTACGCCTTGCGAGCCACCGTCGACACGCTGCAAAAGGTCCACTCCGGCGAACTCCCCTTCGACCGCACGATCAAAGTCTCCCTCACCGAGCGATTGACCAAAGAACAAATCTCCCAGCGGATGCCGCACAACTTGCGAACGCTGAACGACCTGATCGCCAAGAACAAAACCGACTTCGAAATTTTGGTCCGCCGCAGTGCCTCGCCTCGACTGAAAGCCGAAGTCCGCAAGCAGTTCCTGCGTCGCCGCCGCAAATGCTTGGAACTGGTCGAAGAACTGTCGCTGCGAAGCCGCCGGGTCACCCCGCTGCTGCACCAACTCGAAAAGGTCTCCGGCCGCATGACGTTCATCCGCGAGCGCTTGGTCGAACTGGGCAACGACGCGATGAGCCGCGACGAAGCAGCTGACCTGCGTCAAGAACTTCGCGAATTGATGCTGGTCACGCAAGAAAGCCCGACCAGCTTGCACAACCGAATGACCAAGGTTCGTCGCCACTTCGATCAATACGAAACCACCAAGCGTGAACTCAGCGCCGGCAACCTTCGCTTGGTCGTTTCGATCGCGAAAAAGTACCGCAACCGCGGACTGTCCTTCCTGGACCTGATCCAAGAAGGAAACACCGGCTTGATGCGAGCGGTCGACAAATACGAGTACCGCCGCGGCTTCAAGTTCAGCACCTACGCGACTTGGTGGATTCGCCAAGCCATCACGCGGGCCATCGCTGACCAAGCTCGCACGATTCGAATCCCAGTTCACATGATCGACGTGCTCAGCAAACTTCGCCAAGCACAAAAGCGTCTGACGCAAACCCTGCGTCGCGAACCCACCTACGAAGACATCGCCGAAGCGACCGACGTGCCATTGGAAGAAGTCCGCCGCGTGATGGACATCGGACGTCACCCCGTCAGCCTCGACCGCCCGGTCGGAGAAGGCGAAGACAGCAGCTTCGGTGAGTTTGTCCAAGACAGCGAAACGGACAACCCGGTTCGGATCGCCGCCAGCGGCATGCTTCGCAACAAGATCGACGAACTGCTGAAGACACTCACCTTCCGCGAACGCGAAATCATTCGCTTGCGCTACGGCCTGGTCGACGGATACAGCTACACCCTCGAAGAGTGCGGCCGGATCTTCAAAGTGACCCGGGAACGTGTGCGTCAGATCGAAGCCAAGGCAGTTGCGAAGATGCAGAGCCCTTCGCGTGCCGAACGCCTGTCGTCTTATCTCAAACCCGCTGCTTAA